In Balaenoptera musculus isolate JJ_BM4_2016_0621 chromosome 19, mBalMus1.pri.v3, whole genome shotgun sequence, one genomic interval encodes:
- the SBSN gene encoding suprabasin — MHLASLLSSCSLLLLLGPLPGWAANAEPVKKVTEGISQGLSNAEREVGKALEGINNGIPQAGREKVFNGLNSVGSQAGKELDKGVQGLNHSLDKVAHGINNVAGQAGKGAEKFVHGVDNATRQVGKEANKVIQGVHHAGKEGEKIVQGVHHGVNQTGKEVEKFGQGVHHAAGQAGKEGGKIVQGVHHGVNQTGKEVEKFGQGVHHAAGQAGKEGEKIVQGVHHGVNQTGKEVEKFGQGVHHAAGQAGKEGEKIVQGVHHGVNQAGKEMGKFGQGTHHAAEQAGKEAGKVVQGVHDGVNQAGKEAEKFGHEVSHAAGQAGKEVEKLGQGVHHAAGQAGKEEDGLHQTVHTGTNEAGKEANKLLNDNHQNRLTDQPRVAATTTITSGALVNKPFIDLSVLWKTVISIIP; from the exons ATGCATCTTGCCAGTTTGCTCAGCTCCTGCTCCCTCTTGCTGCTGTTGGGGCCCTTGCCTGGATGGGCGGCCAATGCTGAGCCCGTTAAGAAGGTCACTGAAGGGATCAGCCAAGGGCTGAGCAATGCAGAGAGAGAGGTGGGCAAGGCCTTGGAAGGCATCAATAATGGAATCCCTCAAGCTGGAAGGGAGAAAGTTTTTAATGGACTCAACAGTGTGGGGAGCCAGGCCGGTAAGGAGCTGGACAAGGGCGTCCAGGGGCTCAACCACAGCCTGGACAAGGTAGCCCATGGAATCAACAATGTCGCCGGACAAGCAGGAAAGGGAGCAGAGAAGTTTGTCCATGGAGTCGACAATGCTACTAGACAGGTTGGGAAGGAGGCAAACAAAGTGATTCAGGGCGTCCACCATGccgggaaagagggagaaaaaatagtcCAAGGGGTCCATCATGGAGTTAATCAGACTGGAAAGGAGGTGGAAAAGTTTGGCCAGGGGGTCCACCATgctgcagggcaggctgggaaagagggaggaaaaatagTCCAGGGGGTCCATCATGGAGTTAATCAGACTGGAAAGGAGGTGGAAAAGTTTGGCCAGGGGGTCCACCATgctgcagggcaggctgggaaagagggagaaaaaatagtcCAGGGGGTCCATCATGGAGTTAATCAGACTGGAAAGGAGGTGGAAAAGTTTGGCCAGGGGGTCCACCATgctgcagggcaggctgggaaagagggagaaaaaatagtcCAGGGGGTCCATCATGGAGTTAATCAGGCTGGAAAGGAGATGGGAAAGTTTGGCCAGGGCACCCACCATGCTGCTGAACAGGCTGGAAAGGAGGCTGGCAAAGTGGTCCAAGGGGTCCACGATGGGGTCAACCAGGCCggaaaggaggcagagaaatTTGGCCACGAGGTCAGCCACGCTGCTGGTCAGGCTGGAAAGGAAGTGGAGAAACTTGGCCAAGGTGTCCACCACGCTGCCGGCCAGGCCGGGAAGGAGGAGGACGGGTTGCATCAGACTGTTCATACTGGGACCAACGAAGCCGGCAAGGAAGCCAACAAGCTGCTGAAT GACAATCATCAAAACAGACTCACTGACCAGCCAAGAGTGGCTGCAACCACAACCATAACGTCTGGA GCTTTGGTCAACAAGCCCTTCATTGACCTTTCAGTTCTGTGGAAG aCCGTCATCAGCATCATTCCCTAA